One region of Quercus lobata isolate SW786 chromosome 2, ValleyOak3.0 Primary Assembly, whole genome shotgun sequence genomic DNA includes:
- the LOC115967259 gene encoding uncharacterized protein LOC115967259, translating into MGKRITLIFLFVITFLVLSSVDVKTKAIQNLSEVDRKLMVLNKPAIKSIKSEDGDIIDCVDIYKQPAFDHPALRNHIIQMKPNNSFPFDTTISVKNESSLQVLSQTWHKSGSCPKGTIFPFVELAAYLFTKGYGFVGARGVINVWNPRVDSPDEYTTAQIWIKNGPNDGFESIEAGWMVNPKLFSDSQPRLYIRWTMDAYQKTGCINLICSGFVQINPRYELGAPIQPTSQERGKQYEVQIQIYQLPETRKWWLVYGEDKVIGYWPYEIFNHLQRKARIVQWGGDVNSKNIKGVKPHTTTAMGSGNYAYGLWGSACYIDRLRIVDYNLLTKYPIWVRSNAEEPNCYTALNYQKSLAIEPVFYFGGPGGGLFCP; encoded by the exons atGGGAAAAAGAATTACtctaatatttttgtttgtgataACCTTTCTTGTTTTGAGTAGTGTAGATGTGAAAACTAAAGCTATACAAAATTTATCAGAAGTCGACAGGAAATTGATGGTTCTGAACAAGCCAGCAATCAAAAGTATTAAG AGTGAAGATGGAGATATTATTGATTGTGTTGACATCTACAAGCAACCCGCTTTTGATCACCCTGCATTAAGGAACCATATAATTCAG ATGAAACCGAATAATAGTTTTCCATTTGACACTACCATTAGTGTTAAAAACGAGTCATCTCTGCAAGTGTTGTCTCAAACTTGGCACAAAAGTGGAAGTTGTCCAAAGGGAACCATATTCCCATTCGTAGAATTA GCGGCATATCTTTTTACAAAAGGATATGGTTTTGTGGGTGCTAGAGGAGTTATAAATGTCTGGAATCCAAGAGTTGATTCGCCCGATGAATACACTACTGCTCAAATTTGGATTAAAAATGGCCCTAACGATGGTTTTGAAAGTATTGAAGCAGGATGGATG GTCAACCCAAAGTTATTTAGTGATTCACAACCTCGATTATATATACGATGGACT aTGGATGCGTACCAGAAGACAGGTTGCATTAATCTCATTTGCTCTGGGTTTGTACAAATCAACCCAAGGTACGAATTAGGTGCACCTATTCAACCTACATCACAAGAACGAGGAAAACAATATGAGgtccaaatccaaatttaccag TTACCAGAAACCAGAAAATGGTGGCTAGTATATGGAGAAGACAAGGTGATAGGGTATTGGCCCTATGAAATCTTCAATCATTTGCAAAGGAAAGCCAGAATAGTTCAATGGGGAGGGGATGTTAATAGCAAAAACATCAAGGGAGTTAAACCCCACACTACAACAGCCATGGGGAGTGGAAATTATGCATATGGTTTGTGGGGATCAGCATGTTACATTGATAGACTTAGAATCGTGGATTATAACCTCCTTACGAAGTACCCTATATGGGTACGTAGTAATGCCGAGGAACCCAATTGCTACACTGCTCTTAATTACCAAAAGAGTCTTGCAATTGAGCCTGTGTTCTACTTTGGAGGGCCTGGTGGAGGTCTTTTTTGTCCATGA